Within the Pengzhenrongella sicca genome, the region TGAAAGGGATGGTCCGTGACGCGCACCGAGTCCGACACTGACACCGACAACGCCGCCCTCGGGGAAAGGGTGCGCGACCTGCGGGCCCTGACCGGCCTGTCGATGCGGGACCTCGCGTCCCGGGCAGGGCTCAGCGCCGGCTACATCAGCCAGATCGAGCACGGCCAGGCAAACCCGAGCCTCGCCGTGATTCGCTCGATCGCCGAGTCCTTCGGCGTCACCTGGCTCGAACTCTTCCAGCCAACCCAGAAGCACGGTCGCGTGCTGCGCAAGCAGGACCGCCCTCGGCTCTTCTCCGACGGGAAGGTGGCCCACTACGGGATCACCCAACCCCCGATCGGCAACGTCGAGGTACTCGTCACCGAGTACGCACCCGGCCAGGGTGCCGGCGACGAGACGTACACCCACGGCGACTCCCAGGAGATCTGCCTGGTGATCCGCGGCAGCCTCCAGTTCACGGTCGACGGCGAGACCGCGACGCTCGACGCTGGGGACAGCATCGAGTACCGCACCTCGGTCCCCCACCGGCTGATCAACCTCGGTGCCGAGACCGCCGAGGCAGTCTGGGTCGTCACACCACCGTCGACCCCGGTCTCGCGGACCCCCACCGCCGTCGACTGACGCCGGGTCGCCAGCTCCCGGTCAGCTCCACCACCCGCACGGCTCCACCACCTGCACCCGCATCGATGCGCCCAGCGCGTCGGTCGCGGTGCTGCGCCCTGATGTCCCTCCTCCTCCCGAGCACGCCCTCGTTTCGCCTCCCAAGGAGAACTCCCATGCCTCGCTCTCGCATGACCGCCGCCGTCGCGGCCCTGTTCGCCTCCACCCTGCTGGCCGCGTGCGCGGGTGGTGCCGGCTCGGATTCCGCGAACGCCGGCGGAACGACCGCCGGGACCGATCCGGTCACGATCCGCTTCGGCCTGCCCACGCAGATGGGCGCGAACAACTCGCCGATGGCCGTGGCCGAACACCTCGGCTACTTCGACGAGGAGGGCATCGACCTCGAGATCGTCCACACCTCGGACTCGACCTCGATCGTGCAGGGGATCAACACGGGCGCGCTCGAGATCGGCTCCACCCCGCCCGAACCGTTGTGGCAGTCGATCGAGGCGGGCACCGACCTACAGCTCATCTACAACTACATCCGGAAGCAGACCGGATCGATCGTCTCGCTCGCCGACGGCCCCGTGCAGTCCCTCGAGGACCTCGAGGGCGCGTCCATCGGGCAGGCGAGCCTCGGGAGCAGCAACCTGCTGCTCGCGAACGGCATCCTCGCCTCCGTCGGGTTCGAGGAGGACGCCGACTTCACGAACATCGCCGTCGGCACGGGCGCGGCCGCCCTGCAGGCGCTCGAGGGCGACCAGGTGCAGGCGCTCTCGTTGTGGGACACCGAGTACGCCGCCTTTGAAGCGACGGGCGTCGAGCTGAACTACTTCACGACCCCGGAGGTCGAGTCCCTCTTCTCGACCACGTACTTCACCTCCCCCGACTACCTCGCGTCGAGCCCCGAGGCGATCGAGGGCTTCGGTCGGGCGATGGCCAAGGCCACCCTCTTCACCGCCACCAACCCCGAGGCGGCCCTGCGGATCATGTACGAGGACTACCCCGCCACGCGCCTCGCGGGAGTCTCGGAGGACGACCAGCTCGCCACCGACCTCACCGCGCTCGAGCGCAGGATCGTGCTCCTGACCGCCGACGACCCGGACGGCACCCGCACCTGGGGCGCCTACACCCCGGAGGCCGTCACCGCGTGGGCGGACTTCGCCGCCGGGAGCGGGATCATCCCGGCCGAGATCGACGCCGCGGCGCACGTGCAGAACCAGCTCGTCGAGGGCTACAACGACTTCGACAGCGCGGCCGTCATCGAGCAGGCGCAGGGGTGGACCGAATGACCGCGCTGCGCTACACCGACGGCATCCTGGCGATCGACCACCACTCCCACGCGGGCTACGTCCGGCCCGGCCAGCAGGTGTCCGGCGTCGGCCACTACACGCTCGAGAACTCGCTCGGCCACGTCGAGGGCCACGTCCCGCACGCGGACTACCAGGACTACATGGCCCTCGTGGAGTCGGGAGACGACGACGGCGCGGCCGCGCTGGGAGACCGCCTCGGGATCCCGGCGCTCATCGCTCAGAGCGAGCTGTTCCAGCAGACGACCGTGCACGCCGTCGCCCTCAAGGAAGGCTGCGAGGCGCTCTACGGAACGGTCCCCGCGCAGTCGCTCGACGCCATCAGCCGGCAGGCCCGCATCGACGACCCGGTCGGCCTGTACGACAGGGCGCTGCTGCTGTCGGGCACCTCAGGCGTGCTCACCGACATCCCCGAGATCGACGCGACCGCCTGGCCGCACGAGCGGTACAAGCCCATCGCCCGGATCGACCCGTACCTGTTCCCGTTCGGCCACCCCGCGTGGACGGGGCGCGGCACCGACGCGCCACGGTTCCGCCGGATCTTCTTCCGGGTGCTGCACCGGCAGCTCGAGATCGCCGGCACGGAGCTGCCCGCGACCCTCGAGGAGTACAAGGAGTTCGTGCTGGCCTCCCTCGAGCGCCGCAAGGCCGAGGGCTTCGTCGGGCTGAAGATCGCCTCCGCCTACGTGCGGAGCCTGGAGTTCGTGCGCACCGACGTCGAGACGGCCCGCCGGGCCTGGTCGACGCTGCGCGCCGAGGCCAGCAGGCCCTTCGACGGACGCGAGGCCGAGGCGGGCCTCACCCCGGCGGCGCACAAGGAGCTCGCCGACCACCTCGCGTTCTTCGTGGCCGAATGGGCGGTGGCGGCGAGCCTGCCGATGCAGATCCACACCGGCTTCGGCCACACCGAGCCCGGGCTCACGATCTCCACGGCCAACCCGCTGCTGCTCGAGGGGCTGCTCGGTGACCCCGCGCTCAACGCGCTCCAGGTCATCCTCATCCACGGCGGCTTTCCCTACTCTGCCAACCTCACCGCGCTCGCGCAGATGAACGGCAACGTCCACCTCGACTTCTCCTGGATGCCCTACCTGCACCATCACGCCGTCGGGCGGGTGCTCGAGGAATGGCTCGAATTGCTGCCCGCCAACCGCGTGATGTTCGGCACCGACACCGGCTCGCCCGAGGTCCATGTCGCGTCGACGCTCCGGGCCCGCCGCGCGCTCGACGGCGTGCTCGACTCCGGGGTGCGGGACAGGCTATGGACCCCGAGCCAGGCCACCTGGCTCGCGGAGCGGGTGCTGCACCGCAACCTGTGCGACGTCTACGGGATCGACGCATGAGCACCCTGGTGGAGCTGGACCGGCTCGACAAGGTCTACGCGACCGGCACGGGCGACGTCGTGGCCCTGGACGGCATCACCCTCGCGATCGACGAGGGCGAGTTCGTCGCGGTCGTGGGCCCGTCGGGCTGCGGCAAGACGACGCTGCTGAAGATCCTTGCCAACATCGAGCAGCACACCGGCGGTGCGGGGATCCTCGGCGGCAAGGAGCTCGGCGGCAACCGCTCCGGCGACGTCGGCATGGTGTTCC harbors:
- a CDS encoding helix-turn-helix domain-containing protein, whose amino-acid sequence is MTRTESDTDTDNAALGERVRDLRALTGLSMRDLASRAGLSAGYISQIEHGQANPSLAVIRSIAESFGVTWLELFQPTQKHGRVLRKQDRPRLFSDGKVAHYGITQPPIGNVEVLVTEYAPGQGAGDETYTHGDSQEICLVIRGSLQFTVDGETATLDAGDSIEYRTSVPHRLINLGAETAEAVWVVTPPSTPVSRTPTAVD
- a CDS encoding ABC transporter substrate-binding protein translates to MPRSRMTAAVAALFASTLLAACAGGAGSDSANAGGTTAGTDPVTIRFGLPTQMGANNSPMAVAEHLGYFDEEGIDLEIVHTSDSTSIVQGINTGALEIGSTPPEPLWQSIEAGTDLQLIYNYIRKQTGSIVSLADGPVQSLEDLEGASIGQASLGSSNLLLANGILASVGFEEDADFTNIAVGTGAAALQALEGDQVQALSLWDTEYAAFEATGVELNYFTTPEVESLFSTTYFTSPDYLASSPEAIEGFGRAMAKATLFTATNPEAALRIMYEDYPATRLAGVSEDDQLATDLTALERRIVLLTADDPDGTRTWGAYTPEAVTAWADFAAGSGIIPAEIDAAAHVQNQLVEGYNDFDSAAVIEQAQGWTE
- a CDS encoding amidohydrolase family protein produces the protein MDRMTALRYTDGILAIDHHSHAGYVRPGQQVSGVGHYTLENSLGHVEGHVPHADYQDYMALVESGDDDGAAALGDRLGIPALIAQSELFQQTTVHAVALKEGCEALYGTVPAQSLDAISRQARIDDPVGLYDRALLLSGTSGVLTDIPEIDATAWPHERYKPIARIDPYLFPFGHPAWTGRGTDAPRFRRIFFRVLHRQLEIAGTELPATLEEYKEFVLASLERRKAEGFVGLKIASAYVRSLEFVRTDVETARRAWSTLRAEASRPFDGREAEAGLTPAAHKELADHLAFFVAEWAVAASLPMQIHTGFGHTEPGLTISTANPLLLEGLLGDPALNALQVILIHGGFPYSANLTALAQMNGNVHLDFSWMPYLHHHAVGRVLEEWLELLPANRVMFGTDTGSPEVHVASTLRARRALDGVLDSGVRDRLWTPSQATWLAERVLHRNLCDVYGIDA